The region CATATTGCCCTACTTCGATCATAATATATGCCCAATAATATTCGGCAGTCAGAGCCTTATGCGCAAGGCTTCGCCTCCCTAAATGGTTGCCGCACATCCCTTTGTGGATTTGTTCGACCAACTTATTAGCTTCATTTGGCCTTAGACATTTTAAGTATGGGTCACTAAAAGATCTTCGATATAATTGATCATTGATCAACTTGTAACACACAAATTTCTCCCTCAAACTCCTAGCTTCATCTCTATCCGTGGGAAATGTCCCTTCCTTTATGTATCTTACAATTGGATCCATCCAACATTCACTTGGTTGTGCTAAGGATGATTGACAACTTGTGGGTACACTTGCCTGATCAAGCTTTCTTTGCTAAGTCATCTGCACGATGATTCATTTCTCTCAAAATTTTTATGAGCTCGGATTGCATGAATTCAGCTCGTAAATGCTTGACAATATTAAAATACGTGGCCATTCTTGGCTCCTTGACATCAAAATTGCCACTGACTTTCTTGGTTACCAATTTTGAGTCTGCTCTAACCCTGAGCCATTCGATACCCAAGCTGCTTGCCATTTCCAATCTGTATATCAATGCCTCGTATTCTACTTCATTATTGGTCACCTTTTCATTTAATTCTAGGGCTTCTTCAACCCTCAGGCCGGATGGGGCTACTAACACCACACCTATACCTGCTAAATTAGCATTTATTGACTCATCTATGCTCATCACCCATGCAAAATCTTCTTTCGCGAGTGGGACCTCATATTCAATTCTGCCTTGGAATGAATTAATTTCCACTAGGAAATCTACCAGCACCTGCCCTTTCTTTGATTTTCGCAGTGCCAACCTCACGTCTTATGGGGAGAGATTGATTGCCCATTTTGACATTTGTCTAGATAAACAAGGTTTCGCCAAGATTTGCTTAAGTGGAAACTCAGTTAGCACAGTCACTACATGTGTCTCGAAGTATTGTCTTAATTGTTTCTTAGCTGTCATAAGCGCTAATACCAATTTCTCTAAAGTGTATAGCGCGATTCTGCATCTAGCATCATCTTGCTTGCATAGAAGATTGGTTTATGCTTCCCTTCCACCTCTTTGAACAGCATTGCACTCACTGCAATTGCTGACACTGCTAAGTACATAAACAGTTCTTCATCTTGCTCTGAGGCGCTCAACACTAGTGGTGAACTCAGATAGTTTTTCAATCCTTCAAATGCGCTGTGCTGCTCATCTCCCCATAAAgattacaaattattttttatgCATTGAAAGAAAGGTTCACATCGCTTTGACATCCGTGAAATTAACCGGCTTAATGCAGCAGTTTTGCCTATGATTTTTTGCACATCTCGCACGGTGTGTGGCTCATTGACTTCAGATAAAGTTGAAATTTGTGTTGGATTTGCTCCAATTCCTTTTTTACTTGCAATGTGACCCAAGAAATGCCTAGAAGAGACTCTGAACGAGCACTTTGTTTGGTtcaatttcatgttatatttgtTCAACACATCAAAGCATTCATCCAAATGTTTCAAATGATCAACTTCTATTTTGGACTTtacgaccatattatcaatatAGACTTCCATTATTCACCCCAGCTATTGAACAAAGATTTTGTTCATAAGTCTCTGATATGTTGCACCAGCGTTGCGCAACCCAAAGAGCATCACCCTATATCAATATAATCCTCACTCAATTTTGAACACTATATGTATTCGGTCTTCTTCCGCCATTGGGATATGTTTATAACCATACTAAGCATCTATAAAGCTCATATGTTCGTACCCAGTAGTGGCATCCACCATCTGTTCTATTATGGGAAACGGGAAGTTGTCCATCTGGCAAGATTGGTTCAAATTGCTGAAATTGGTTCAGACTCATTACTTCCCATTTTTCTTTTGCA is a window of Humulus lupulus chromosome 4, drHumLupu1.1, whole genome shotgun sequence DNA encoding:
- the LOC133832937 gene encoding uncharacterized protein LOC133832937; the encoded protein is MGNQSLPIRREVGTAKIKERAGAGIGVVLVAPSGLRVEEALELNEKVTNNEVEYEALIYRLEMASSLGIEWLRVRADSKLVTKKVSGNFDVKEPRMATYFNIVKHLRAEFMQSELIKILREMNHRADDLAKKA